In Nonomuraea muscovyensis, one genomic interval encodes:
- the cobF gene encoding precorrin-6A synthase (deacetylating): MKRLLVIGIGAGDPDHLTLQGAKAIAAADVFFLVDKGEAKQELVRLRQDLIEAHGRGPYRIVEARDPERDRTTPAYAEAVEDWRSRRSQVYERLIRDELEDGRTGAFLVWGDPGVYDSTLAILEEVLERGHVTFDHEVIPGISSVSALTARHRVGLTRVARPVHLTTGRRLAEEGATADDVVVMLDAHCSFAGAGADFHIYWGAYLGTPDEILVSGPVPEVAGRIRELRAEARARKGWIMDTYLLRRLTPPA, encoded by the coding sequence GTGAAGCGGCTCCTCGTGATCGGCATCGGCGCCGGCGACCCCGACCATCTCACCCTGCAGGGGGCCAAGGCCATCGCCGCGGCCGACGTGTTCTTCCTCGTGGACAAGGGCGAGGCCAAGCAGGAGCTGGTACGCCTGCGGCAGGACCTCATCGAGGCCCACGGGCGCGGGCCGTACCGGATCGTCGAGGCGCGTGACCCCGAGCGCGACCGGACCACGCCCGCCTACGCCGAGGCCGTCGAGGACTGGCGCTCGCGACGGTCGCAGGTGTACGAGCGGCTCATCCGCGACGAGCTGGAGGACGGCCGGACCGGCGCGTTCCTCGTGTGGGGCGACCCCGGCGTGTACGACAGCACGCTCGCCATCCTGGAGGAGGTGCTGGAGCGCGGGCACGTCACCTTCGACCACGAGGTGATCCCCGGCATCAGCAGCGTGTCGGCCCTGACCGCGCGGCACCGCGTCGGCCTCACCCGGGTCGCGCGGCCGGTCCACCTCACCACCGGCCGCCGCCTGGCCGAGGAGGGCGCCACCGCCGACGACGTCGTCGTCATGCTGGACGCCCACTGCTCGTTCGCCGGGGCCGGCGCCGACTTCCACATCTACTGGGGCGCCTACCTGGGCACTCCCGACGAGATCCTGGTGTCCGGTCCGGTGCCCGAGGTCGCCGGCCGCATCCGCGAGCTGCGCGCCGAGGCGCGGGCCCGCAAGGGCTGGATCATGGACACTTACCTGCTGCGCCGGCTCACGCCACCTGCTTGA
- a CDS encoding bifunctional WXG100 family type VII secretion target/C40 family peptidase produces MGVSEDLETLPGGGELAGILKSVNGDPATIRDVAKRWRGTAKSIGEHTGTLRGAVKTIDTAWEGGSADAFVGHMETYYTAGDGLRDALNNSATALDAAATALETAESRVRELCGGVLGQANAFRLNNPQATQKQFDDAVAPLVRQAVSDAKAFLKSANTAVGNARTTIRSQLDGRQRTFVALTPPQDGRDWRPTPVPDWSKTTLASTDGGGNRTGVTAAPAGSSGYSGPAGSGGGGGAQAVPYVQGNGTGADIVAAARQHIGKPYVWGANGPSAFDCSGLVYYTLNQAGIKIGDTTAAGYQKSGQPVTDPQPGDIVFFGDPATHVGIYKGDGQVIHAPRPGSSVTEASVASVAGGKTITYRRFV; encoded by the coding sequence ATGGGTGTGAGCGAGGACCTCGAGACGTTACCCGGCGGCGGCGAGCTGGCCGGCATCCTGAAGAGCGTCAACGGCGATCCGGCCACCATCCGCGACGTGGCCAAGCGGTGGCGCGGCACGGCGAAGAGCATCGGCGAGCACACCGGCACCCTGCGCGGAGCCGTCAAGACCATCGACACCGCCTGGGAGGGCGGCTCCGCCGACGCCTTCGTGGGGCACATGGAGACCTACTACACGGCCGGCGACGGGCTGCGTGACGCGCTGAACAACTCCGCCACCGCTCTCGACGCGGCGGCCACGGCGCTGGAGACGGCCGAGTCCCGGGTACGCGAGCTGTGCGGCGGCGTCCTCGGCCAGGCCAACGCCTTCCGCCTGAACAACCCCCAGGCGACCCAGAAGCAGTTCGACGACGCCGTCGCGCCCCTGGTGCGCCAGGCGGTCTCCGACGCCAAGGCCTTTCTCAAGTCGGCGAACACGGCGGTCGGCAACGCCAGGACGACGATCAGGTCGCAGCTCGACGGCAGGCAGCGGACCTTCGTGGCCCTGACGCCGCCGCAGGACGGCCGCGACTGGCGGCCGACGCCCGTTCCCGACTGGTCGAAGACCACCCTGGCGAGCACCGACGGCGGCGGCAACCGCACCGGCGTCACCGCCGCGCCGGCCGGCTCCAGCGGCTACTCCGGTCCCGCCGGCTCCGGTGGGGGCGGCGGCGCGCAGGCCGTCCCGTACGTGCAGGGCAACGGCACGGGGGCCGACATCGTCGCGGCCGCCCGTCAGCACATCGGCAAGCCGTACGTCTGGGGCGCCAACGGGCCGTCGGCCTTCGACTGCAGCGGCCTGGTCTACTACACGCTGAACCAGGCGGGCATCAAGATCGGCGACACGACCGCCGCCGGCTACCAGAAGAGCGGCCAGCCGGTCACGGACCCGCAGCCCGGCGACATCGTCTTCTTCGGCGATCCGGCCACCCACGTCGGCATCTACAAGGGCGACGGGCAGGTGATCCACGCGCCGCGTCCCGGATCCAGCGTGACGGAGGCCTCGGTGGCGTCGGTGGCCGGCGGGAAGACGATCACCTACCGGCGCTTCGTCTGA
- the cbiE gene encoding precorrin-6y C5,15-methyltransferase (decarboxylating) subunit CbiE, whose product MITVVGIGADGWDGLTAPARDAISAAGVLMGGRRQLDLVRPSRAERVAWPSPLLPALPGLMETYAGREVCVLASGDPMFHGIGSTLVRLLGAGRVRVLPHVSSLALACARLGWPAEEVAVVSLVGRPPAALNAAVLPGRRVLVLGSGRDSPAVVAGLLTGRGYGPSRLSVLSDLGAPAEAALHGTAEEWTASAPSALNVIAVECVAGPHAEPLPLVPGLPDTAYEHDGQLTKREVRAVSLSRLAPLPGELLWDVGAGAGSIAIEWLRCDPSCRAVAVESRADRAAAIRRNADALGVPSLRVVEGRAPAALDGLPEPGAVFVGGGATVPGLLERCWDALRPGGRLVVNAVTVESEAVVAGWYGRLGGDLVRLSVQRGSPVGGFTGWRAMMPVTVWSITKEDRVADHREGRAVTGCAAGRDEA is encoded by the coding sequence GTGATCACGGTCGTCGGGATCGGCGCCGACGGCTGGGACGGGCTCACCGCCCCCGCCCGTGACGCGATCTCGGCCGCCGGCGTGCTGATGGGCGGGCGCAGGCAGCTTGACCTGGTGCGCCCGTCACGGGCCGAGCGGGTGGCCTGGCCGTCGCCGCTGCTGCCCGCGCTGCCGGGGCTGATGGAGACGTACGCGGGCCGCGAGGTGTGCGTGCTGGCCAGCGGCGACCCGATGTTCCACGGCATCGGCTCCACGCTCGTGCGGCTGCTGGGCGCCGGACGGGTGCGGGTGCTGCCGCACGTGTCGTCGCTCGCGCTGGCGTGCGCGCGGCTCGGCTGGCCGGCGGAGGAGGTCGCGGTGGTCAGCCTGGTGGGCCGGCCACCGGCCGCGCTGAACGCGGCCGTCCTGCCGGGCCGGCGCGTCCTCGTGCTCGGCTCCGGCCGCGACTCCCCGGCCGTGGTCGCCGGGCTGCTCACCGGCCGCGGGTACGGGCCGAGCCGGCTGAGCGTGCTGTCCGACCTGGGCGCGCCCGCCGAGGCCGCGCTGCACGGCACCGCCGAGGAGTGGACGGCGTCCGCCCCGTCGGCGCTGAACGTGATCGCCGTCGAGTGCGTCGCCGGGCCGCACGCCGAGCCGCTGCCGCTGGTGCCGGGACTGCCGGACACGGCGTACGAGCACGACGGGCAGCTCACCAAGCGGGAGGTGCGGGCCGTCAGCCTGTCGCGGCTGGCGCCGCTGCCCGGCGAGCTGCTGTGGGACGTGGGCGCGGGGGCGGGCAGCATCGCGATCGAGTGGCTGCGCTGCGACCCCTCCTGCCGGGCCGTCGCCGTGGAGAGCAGGGCCGACCGGGCCGCCGCGATCCGGCGCAACGCCGACGCGCTGGGGGTGCCGTCTCTGCGGGTGGTCGAGGGGCGGGCCCCGGCGGCGCTGGACGGGCTGCCCGAGCCAGGCGCGGTGTTCGTCGGCGGCGGGGCGACCGTGCCCGGCCTGCTGGAACGTTGCTGGGACGCGCTGCGGCCGGGCGGCCGGCTCGTGGTCAACGCCGTCACCGTGGAGTCGGAGGCGGTGGTCGCGGGCTGGTACGGGCGCCTCGGCGGCGACCTGGTGCGCCTGTCGGTGCAGCGGGGATCGCCGGTGGGCGGCTTCACCGGCTGGCGGGCGATGATGCCCGTGACGGTGTGGTCGATCACCAAGGAGGACCGTGTGGCCGATCACCGGGAGGGACGGGCCGTGACCGGGTGCGCGGCCGGAAGGGACGAGGCGTGA
- a CDS encoding VWA domain-containing protein, whose amino-acid sequence MTDDTRTDSGLSADANRRQVLYWRLMARLFSADEQPTLEAASVAVVDDLGLPPALLDPGVSVDNLVQRFPELGAELKGLLAESETGDESGDKAGGESGDEAGGESGHAPAEVGADEVRRAALVSKLLLNVFSTGTGNVTATDLARWQQDAGWFEEALGCERGTLRARPGDSDLGGVLAGLEGDLVRRMRLREVLADPALAKQLTPSMSLIEQLLRDKSNLSGIALANAKALIRRFVDEVAEVLRTQVEKTSVGKLDRSVPPKRVFRNLDIERTIWKNLTNWNPDDQRLYVDRLFYRHTARKTTPQRLIVVVDQSGSMVDAMVNCTILASIFAGLPKVDVHLVAYDTRALDLTPWVSDPFEVLLRTTLGGGTNGTVAMALARPKIAEPRNTVLVWISDFYDNRDLLADFEAVHRSGVKFIPVGSVNSSGNASVDPWFRQKLKDLGTPVISGHIRKLVFELKSFLA is encoded by the coding sequence ATGACCGACGACACCCGCACCGACTCCGGCCTCTCCGCCGACGCCAACCGCCGCCAGGTCCTCTACTGGCGCCTGATGGCGCGGCTGTTCAGCGCCGACGAGCAGCCCACCCTGGAGGCGGCCAGCGTCGCCGTCGTCGACGACCTGGGGCTGCCGCCCGCGCTGCTCGACCCCGGCGTGTCCGTCGACAACCTCGTCCAGCGCTTCCCCGAGCTGGGCGCCGAGCTGAAGGGCCTGCTCGCCGAGAGCGAGACCGGCGACGAGAGCGGCGACAAGGCCGGGGGCGAGAGCGGCGACGAGGCCGGGGGCGAGAGCGGGCACGCGCCCGCCGAGGTCGGCGCCGACGAGGTGCGCCGGGCGGCCCTGGTGTCCAAGCTCCTGCTGAACGTCTTCTCCACCGGCACCGGTAACGTCACCGCGACCGACCTGGCCCGCTGGCAGCAGGACGCCGGCTGGTTCGAGGAGGCCCTCGGCTGCGAGCGCGGCACGCTGCGCGCCCGTCCCGGCGACAGCGACCTGGGCGGCGTCCTGGCCGGCCTCGAAGGCGACCTCGTCCGCCGCATGCGGCTGCGCGAGGTGCTGGCCGACCCCGCCCTGGCCAAGCAGCTCACCCCGAGCATGTCGCTCATCGAGCAGCTCCTGCGCGACAAGTCCAACCTGTCGGGCATCGCGCTGGCCAACGCCAAGGCGCTGATCCGCCGGTTCGTCGACGAGGTCGCCGAGGTGCTGCGCACCCAGGTCGAGAAGACCAGCGTCGGCAAGCTCGACCGGTCGGTGCCGCCCAAGCGCGTCTTCCGCAACCTCGACATCGAACGCACCATCTGGAAGAACCTCACCAACTGGAACCCCGACGACCAGCGCCTCTACGTCGACCGCCTGTTCTACCGGCACACCGCGCGCAAGACCACCCCGCAGCGGCTCATCGTGGTCGTCGACCAGTCGGGCTCGATGGTGGACGCGATGGTCAACTGCACCATCCTCGCCTCGATCTTCGCCGGCCTGCCCAAGGTCGACGTGCACCTGGTCGCGTACGACACCCGGGCGCTCGACCTGACCCCGTGGGTGAGCGACCCGTTCGAGGTCCTGCTGCGCACGACGCTCGGCGGCGGCACCAACGGCACCGTCGCGATGGCGCTGGCCCGGCCCAAGATCGCCGAACCACGCAACACCGTGCTGGTGTGGATCTCCGACTTCTACGACAACCGTGACCTGCTCGCCGACTTCGAGGCGGTGCACCGGTCGGGAGTGAAGTTCATCCCGGTCGGCTCGGTCAACAGCTCCGGCAACGCCAGCGTGGACCCCTGGTTCCGGCAGAAGCTGAAGGACCTGGGCACCCCCGTGATCTCCGGCCACATCCGCAAACTCGTGTTCGAGCTGAAGAGCTTCCTCGCCTAA
- a CDS encoding DUF305 domain-containing protein — protein sequence MLLGASWRSRTVRVAVAAAALCVPLATGCATASGESTPSATTAAAGAGGTTGYLEEDVQFSLQMIPHHRQTIELAELSDGRTSDAYVRRLSAKMIEDEQADITLMSSWLRSWNVNPPPEDTAGHDMPGMLGPTQIAELKRRSGGEFDRMWLTLLAKHLDSGVQMAETVQGKGIHGPTAELAGKIIANQRKLIDEIVKQVA from the coding sequence ATGCTGCTGGGAGCTTCCTGGCGATCGAGAACGGTGCGGGTCGCGGTGGCCGCCGCCGCGCTGTGCGTCCCGCTGGCCACGGGCTGCGCCACCGCGTCCGGCGAGTCCACCCCCTCCGCGACGACGGCGGCGGCGGGCGCGGGCGGGACGACCGGCTACCTGGAGGAGGACGTCCAGTTCTCCCTGCAGATGATCCCGCACCACCGGCAGACGATCGAGCTGGCCGAGCTGTCCGACGGCCGTACCTCCGACGCCTACGTGCGGCGGCTCAGCGCGAAGATGATCGAGGACGAGCAGGCCGACATCACGCTGATGTCGTCCTGGCTGCGCTCCTGGAACGTGAACCCGCCGCCGGAGGACACGGCGGGGCACGACATGCCGGGCATGCTCGGCCCGACGCAGATCGCGGAGCTGAAACGGCGCTCGGGCGGCGAGTTCGACCGCATGTGGCTGACCCTGCTGGCCAAGCACCTCGACAGCGGCGTGCAGATGGCGGAGACGGTCCAGGGCAAGGGCATCCACGGGCCCACCGCCGAGCTGGCCGGCAAGATCATCGCCAACCAGCGCAAGCTGATCGACGAGATCGTCAAGCAGGTGGCGTGA
- a CDS encoding S9 family peptidase, whose product MTTSLPRQLARTRRFTLGAPGAFTLSPDGATVFFLRSRAGDDPVSCLWSLDLATGRERLLADPLTLLAGVEEELSPEERTRRLRAGELSSGIVGYAADSACELLAFTLSGRLWTVRPADGAVRCVPAAEPVLDPRPDPTGRRIAYVSAGALRVVTADGGVDAVLAAPDGPEVTFGLAEHVAAESMGRHRGYWWAPDGRRLLVARVDTAPVLRWHLADPSDPARPPVSFPYPAAGTPNAEVGLWIVAPGVPPVRVDWDAASFEYLTSAGWDAAGPYAAVQSRDQRRLVVLGVDPATGATRVLAEQRDDAWVELVPGLPARDAAGRLLTSADLDDTRRLLVDGEPVTPTGLQLHAVVAVDGETVLFTASDEPTQTHLWAYDPAGGPRRVSDEPGVHTGTRRGGTTILQSRTLTRPGTKVRAGSLEITSCTERPVLDPRMELLTLGPRELRAALFLPSWHTPAHGPLPVLMDPYGGPALRKVTSEQAWWTYASQWFAEEGFAVLAVDGRGTPGRGPAWERAVHLDLAGPVLADQVDGLWEAAARHPVLDLTRVGIRGWSFGGYLAALAVLRRPDVFHAAVAGAPVTDQRLYDTHWRERHLGHPDEHPEAYERCSPIREAASLTRPLLLIHGLADDNVVPAHTLRFSQALLEAGRPHEVLPLSRTTHLPSQEAVAENLLLHQLAFLRRALDLSPRTG is encoded by the coding sequence TTGACCACGTCACTTCCCCGCCAGCTCGCCCGCACCCGGCGCTTCACCCTGGGCGCGCCCGGCGCGTTCACGCTCTCGCCGGACGGCGCGACCGTGTTCTTCCTGCGCAGCCGCGCCGGCGACGACCCCGTCTCCTGCCTGTGGTCGCTCGACCTCGCCACCGGCCGCGAACGCCTGCTCGCCGACCCGCTCACCCTCCTGGCCGGGGTGGAGGAGGAGCTGTCGCCCGAGGAGCGGACCCGCCGCCTGCGCGCGGGCGAGCTGTCCTCCGGCATCGTCGGCTACGCCGCCGACAGCGCCTGCGAGCTGCTCGCGTTCACGCTTTCCGGCCGCCTGTGGACGGTACGGCCCGCCGACGGCGCCGTGCGGTGCGTCCCGGCGGCCGAGCCGGTGCTCGACCCGCGCCCCGACCCGACGGGACGGCGCATCGCCTACGTCAGCGCCGGTGCGCTGCGCGTGGTGACCGCCGACGGCGGCGTGGACGCGGTGCTGGCCGCTCCTGACGGCCCCGAGGTCACGTTCGGGCTCGCCGAGCACGTCGCCGCCGAGTCGATGGGCCGCCACCGCGGCTACTGGTGGGCCCCCGACGGCCGGCGGCTGCTGGTCGCCCGGGTGGACACGGCCCCGGTCCTGCGCTGGCACCTGGCCGACCCGTCCGACCCGGCCCGCCCGCCGGTGAGCTTCCCCTATCCCGCGGCCGGCACCCCCAACGCCGAGGTCGGCCTGTGGATCGTCGCGCCCGGCGTCCCGCCCGTCCGGGTGGACTGGGACGCGGCGTCCTTCGAGTACCTCACCAGCGCCGGCTGGGACGCCGCCGGCCCGTACGCCGCCGTGCAGAGCCGCGACCAGCGGCGCCTCGTCGTCCTCGGCGTCGACCCCGCCACCGGCGCCACCCGCGTGCTGGCCGAGCAGCGCGACGACGCCTGGGTCGAGCTGGTCCCCGGCCTGCCCGCCCGGGACGCGGCGGGCAGGCTGCTGACCAGCGCCGACCTGGACGACACGCGACGCCTCCTGGTGGACGGCGAGCCCGTCACACCCACCGGCCTCCAGCTCCACGCGGTCGTGGCGGTGGACGGTGAGACGGTCCTGTTCACGGCCTCGGACGAGCCGACGCAGACCCACCTGTGGGCCTACGACCCGGCCGGCGGCCCGCGGCGGGTGAGCGACGAGCCCGGCGTCCACACCGGCACCCGCCGGGGCGGCACCACGATCCTCCAGTCCCGCACGCTGACCCGCCCCGGCACGAAGGTCCGCGCCGGTTCGCTGGAGATCACCTCCTGCACCGAGCGGCCCGTCCTCGACCCGCGGATGGAGCTGCTCACCCTCGGCCCCCGCGAGCTGCGCGCCGCGCTGTTCCTGCCGTCCTGGCACACTCCCGCCCACGGGCCGCTGCCCGTCCTCATGGACCCGTACGGCGGTCCCGCCCTGCGCAAGGTGACCAGTGAGCAGGCGTGGTGGACGTACGCCTCGCAGTGGTTCGCCGAGGAGGGCTTCGCCGTACTCGCGGTGGACGGCCGGGGCACACCCGGCCGCGGCCCCGCCTGGGAACGCGCGGTCCACCTCGACCTCGCGGGCCCGGTGCTGGCCGACCAGGTGGACGGCCTGTGGGAGGCCGCCGCGCGCCACCCGGTCCTCGACCTGACCAGGGTGGGCATCCGCGGCTGGTCGTTCGGCGGCTACCTGGCCGCGCTCGCCGTGCTGCGCCGCCCGGACGTCTTCCACGCCGCCGTGGCGGGCGCGCCGGTCACCGACCAGCGCCTGTACGACACGCACTGGCGGGAGCGCCACCTCGGCCACCCCGACGAGCACCCCGAGGCGTACGAGCGCTGCTCACCGATCCGGGAGGCCGCGTCGCTGACCCGCCCGCTGCTGCTCATCCACGGCCTGGCCGACGACAACGTGGTTCCGGCGCACACGCTGAGGTTCTCGCAGGCGCTCCTGGAGGCGGGCCGGCCGCACGAGGTGCTGCCGCTGTCCCGCACCACGCACCTGCCGTCGCAGGAGGCGGTGGCCGAGAACCTCCTGCTGCACCAGCTCGCCTTCCTACGCCGCGCCCTGGACCTGTCCCCGCGCACCGGGTGA
- a CDS encoding cadmium resistance transporter has protein sequence MDGLLGTIGTACVLFVGTDVDDLVILTMLFLSARAGGRPRPGQIVAGQYAGIAALVAVSAVAALGLAVVPDPWVGLLGLVPFALGMRGLVAAWRDGDAADGPVAGVAGGTLAVAGVTVANGADNLSVYPPLFRTMGPADTAVTVAVFAVLVGVWCAVAAWLGSHRRVIRVVERSGHWLVPVVFMVLGAVIVLESGVVARLTPG, from the coding sequence GTGGACGGGCTCCTGGGAACGATCGGCACCGCGTGCGTGCTCTTCGTGGGGACGGACGTCGACGACCTCGTCATCCTGACCATGCTGTTCCTGTCGGCCCGCGCCGGTGGCAGGCCGCGTCCGGGGCAGATCGTGGCCGGCCAGTACGCCGGGATCGCCGCCCTCGTGGCCGTCTCCGCCGTCGCCGCGCTGGGGCTGGCCGTGGTGCCCGACCCGTGGGTGGGGCTGCTCGGGCTGGTGCCGTTCGCGCTGGGGATGCGCGGTCTGGTGGCGGCGTGGCGGGACGGTGACGCGGCCGACGGGCCGGTGGCGGGGGTGGCCGGCGGGACGCTCGCGGTCGCGGGTGTCACGGTCGCCAACGGCGCGGACAACCTGTCGGTCTACCCACCCCTGTTCCGCACGATGGGCCCGGCGGACACGGCGGTGACCGTCGCCGTGTTCGCCGTCCTCGTGGGGGTGTGGTGCGCGGTGGCGGCCTGGCTGGGCTCGCACCGGAGGGTGATCCGGGTGGTCGAGCGGTCCGGGCACTGGCTGGTGCCGGTCGTCTTCATGGTGCTCGGCGCGGTGATCGTGCTGGAGTCGGGCGTCGTCGCCCGGCTCACCCCGGGCTGA
- a CDS encoding NmrA family NAD(P)-binding protein, which yields MTTHENEILVLGATGKTGRRLVPLLRAAGETVRAASRSGEVRFDWTRPDTWRAAVAGASAVYLVAPDDPTPVHDFVKQAVEAGVGRFVALSGRGMEHVHGGFGEGMAAAEEAVRGSGAEWTIIRANNFNQNFDEDLWHEPLRAGRLALPIGAVPEPFVDVEDVAEVAMVLLTRDGHAGEVYELSGPRGLTFGEAVETIARAAGRAIRYEELTPEAYRAELLAAGYPAAVADALNTLFALHRDGHTAEPVDGVRRVLGRDPMAFETYVARAADAGAWS from the coding sequence ATGACGACACATGAGAACGAGATCCTGGTCCTCGGGGCGACGGGCAAGACGGGACGCCGGCTGGTGCCGCTGCTGCGGGCGGCCGGCGAGACGGTGCGGGCCGCCTCCCGCTCCGGCGAGGTGCGCTTCGACTGGACCCGACCGGACACCTGGCGGGCGGCCGTGGCAGGTGCCTCGGCGGTGTACCTGGTGGCGCCCGACGACCCCACGCCGGTCCACGACTTCGTCAAGCAGGCGGTGGAGGCGGGCGTGGGCCGGTTCGTGGCCCTGTCGGGACGCGGGATGGAGCACGTCCACGGCGGCTTCGGCGAGGGCATGGCGGCCGCCGAGGAAGCCGTGCGCGGCTCGGGGGCGGAGTGGACGATCATCCGGGCGAACAACTTCAACCAGAACTTCGACGAGGACCTGTGGCACGAGCCGCTGCGGGCCGGCCGGTTGGCCCTGCCCATCGGTGCCGTCCCGGAGCCGTTCGTGGACGTCGAGGACGTGGCCGAGGTGGCCATGGTCCTGCTCACCCGCGACGGGCACGCCGGGGAGGTGTACGAGCTGTCCGGCCCGCGAGGGCTGACCTTCGGCGAGGCGGTGGAGACGATCGCGCGGGCCGCGGGCCGCGCCATCCGCTACGAGGAGCTGACGCCGGAGGCGTACCGCGCCGAACTCCTCGCCGCCGGATATCCGGCCGCCGTGGCCGACGCGCTCAACACCCTGTTCGCCCTGCACCGTGACGGCCACACCGCCGAACCGGTCGACGGCGTCCGCCGGGTGCTCGGCCGGGACCCGATGGCCTTCGAGACCTACGTGGCCCGCGCCGCCGACGCGGGCGCCTGGTCCTGA
- a CDS encoding TIGR03618 family F420-dependent PPOX class oxidoreductase, which translates to MNLVERGDGFAEFWRERHLCTLSTARPDGAPHVVPVGATLDLAAGIARVITSGTSRKARLVAAAGPEGAKVALCQVDGRRWSTLEGRAVVRAEPDQVADAERRYAGRYREPRPNPARVVLEIRVTRVLGNA; encoded by the coding sequence GTGAACCTGGTTGAGCGCGGTGACGGTTTTGCCGAGTTCTGGCGGGAGCGGCACCTGTGCACGCTGTCCACCGCCCGGCCCGACGGGGCCCCGCACGTGGTGCCGGTCGGCGCCACCCTGGACCTGGCCGCCGGCATCGCCCGCGTGATCACCTCCGGCACCTCGCGGAAGGCCCGGCTGGTCGCCGCCGCGGGGCCCGAGGGGGCGAAGGTGGCGCTCTGCCAGGTGGACGGGCGCAGGTGGTCGACGTTGGAGGGCCGGGCCGTGGTGCGCGCCGAGCCCGACCAGGTCGCCGACGCCGAGCGCCGCTACGCCGGGCGCTACCGCGAGCCCCGGCCGAACCCCGCGCGGGTGGTCCTGGAGATCCGGGTGACGCGCGTCCTGGGCAACGCGTGA
- a CDS encoding cobalt-precorrin-6A reductase: MRVLILGGTAEARALAAELDAAGVPVVSSLAGRVTNPRLPVGEVREGGFGGPEGLAAWLAAEGVAALVDATHPFAARMTASAAEAARATGVPLLVLRRPGWREGPGDAWQRVGSLREAAERLAAPMRVFLTTGRRSLPAFAGVPGVWFLARSVDPPEPPVPANAHVLLDRGPYTVEGERALVREHRLDVLVTKDSGGAMTTAKLVAARELGLAVIMVDRPQPPPGVRLVETVAEAARWARGHAG; this comes from the coding sequence GTGCGGGTCCTGATCCTCGGCGGGACGGCGGAGGCGCGGGCGCTGGCCGCCGAGCTGGACGCGGCCGGGGTGCCGGTGGTGTCGTCGCTGGCCGGGCGGGTGACGAACCCGCGGCTGCCGGTCGGCGAGGTGCGCGAGGGCGGCTTCGGCGGCCCCGAGGGACTGGCGGCGTGGCTGGCGGCCGAGGGCGTGGCCGCGCTGGTCGACGCGACCCACCCGTTCGCCGCCCGGATGACCGCCTCGGCCGCCGAGGCGGCGCGGGCCACCGGAGTGCCGCTGCTGGTGCTGCGGCGGCCCGGCTGGCGGGAGGGGCCTGGCGACGCCTGGCAGCGGGTCGGCTCGCTCCGGGAGGCGGCCGAGCGGCTGGCGGCGCCCATGCGGGTGTTCCTGACGACGGGGCGGCGGAGCCTGCCGGCGTTCGCTGGGGTGCCCGGGGTGTGGTTCCTGGCCAGGTCGGTGGACCCGCCGGAGCCGCCGGTGCCCGCGAACGCGCACGTGCTGCTCGACCGCGGGCCGTACACGGTGGAGGGTGAGCGGGCGCTCGTCCGCGAGCACCGGCTCGACGTGCTGGTCACCAAGGACAGCGGCGGCGCGATGACCACCGCGAAGCTCGTCGCGGCCCGCGAGCTGGGTCTCGCAGTGATCATGGTGGACCGCCCGCAGCCCCCGCCCGGCGTCCGGCTGGTGGAGACCGTGGCGGAGGCCGCCCGGTGGGCGCGGGGGCACGCCGGGTAG
- the cobM gene encoding precorrin-4 C(11)-methyltransferase: protein MTVFFVGAGPGAADLITVRGLRVLESSPVCLYAGSLVPPELLDSCPAGARLVDTANLTLDEIVAELAGAHRAGLDVARLHSGDPSVFSAMAEQMRRLDALGVPYEVVPGVPAFAAAAASLGRELTVPGVGQTVILTRTSARATPMPEGEDLATLSASRATMVLHLAVQRIDAVVAELLPAYGAGCPVAVVARAGRADELILRGTLADIAERVHEAGVRRTAVIVVGRVLSASEFPDSHLYSAARERACGS, encoded by the coding sequence GTGACCGTCTTCTTCGTCGGGGCGGGTCCCGGCGCGGCCGACCTGATCACCGTGCGCGGGCTGCGGGTGCTGGAGTCGTCGCCGGTCTGCCTGTACGCGGGATCGCTGGTGCCGCCCGAGCTGCTCGACTCCTGCCCGGCGGGCGCCCGGCTGGTCGACACGGCGAACCTCACCCTGGACGAGATCGTCGCCGAGCTGGCCGGGGCGCACCGGGCCGGGCTCGACGTGGCGCGGCTGCACTCGGGTGACCCATCGGTGTTCAGCGCCATGGCCGAGCAGATGCGCCGCCTCGACGCGCTCGGCGTGCCGTACGAGGTGGTGCCCGGGGTGCCCGCGTTCGCGGCGGCGGCGGCCTCGCTGGGCCGCGAGCTGACCGTGCCCGGCGTCGGCCAGACGGTGATCCTCACCCGCACCTCGGCCAGGGCCACCCCGATGCCCGAGGGCGAGGACCTGGCGACCCTGTCGGCGAGCCGGGCCACGATGGTGCTGCACCTGGCCGTGCAGCGGATCGACGCGGTCGTGGCGGAGCTGCTGCCCGCCTACGGGGCCGGCTGCCCGGTGGCGGTGGTGGCGCGGGCCGGCCGGGCGGACGAGCTGATCCTGCGCGGCACGCTGGCCGACATCGCCGAACGGGTCCACGAGGCGGGTGTCCGGCGGACGGCGGTCATCGTCGTGGGGCGGGTGCTGTCGGCGTCGGAGTTCCCCGACAGCCACCTCTACAGCGCGGCGCGGGAGCGCGCGTGCGGGTCCTGA